In a single window of the Paenibacillus sp. MMS20-IR301 genome:
- the rsmB gene encoding 16S rRNA (cytosine(967)-C(5))-methyltransferase RsmB has product MLVRVEQQGAYSNLLLGSSLQKAGLNREDTGLATELVYGSLSRMITLDYVLGSFVSKGLHKLEPWVRNLLRLSLYQIMYLDRVPSHAAVNEAVNTAKKRGHQGISGMVNGVLRSVLRAGELPVLPDGLGREERISILHSHPLWMVQRWSAEYGADTAEAMCAANNEPPAVSVRVNTTMISRAALLAEMLAAGLDAAESAVSPFGLTVRGGGNLALSSWYKDGYLSVQDESSMLVAEVVAPEPGMKVLDCCAAPGGKSAHMGELMKDEGTILANDLHEHKAGLITDQAARLGLECITTASGDALELSQALQPGSFDRILLDAPCSGLGVIRRKPDLKWRKQPGDVAGIAALQRELLQSVSGLLKPGGVLVYSTCTTEQEENSRIISSFLTDNPGFAPVTFKTAAWERLEGTAIAAGEGMQLLPQHFGSDGFYIARLERLL; this is encoded by the coding sequence GTGCTGGTCCGTGTAGAGCAGCAAGGCGCTTACAGCAATCTGCTGCTTGGCAGCAGCCTGCAGAAAGCGGGTCTCAACCGGGAGGATACAGGACTTGCTACTGAGCTGGTCTACGGGAGCCTCTCGCGGATGATTACGCTGGATTATGTGCTGGGCAGCTTCGTGAGCAAGGGGCTGCATAAGCTTGAGCCCTGGGTACGCAATCTGCTGCGCCTGAGCCTGTACCAGATCATGTATCTGGACCGGGTTCCTTCGCATGCCGCGGTGAACGAAGCGGTGAATACAGCGAAAAAGCGCGGACATCAGGGAATCTCCGGCATGGTTAATGGCGTGCTGCGCAGTGTGCTGCGGGCCGGAGAGCTGCCGGTGCTGCCGGATGGCCTTGGCCGTGAAGAGCGGATTTCTATTCTTCATTCCCATCCCCTGTGGATGGTGCAGCGCTGGTCTGCGGAATACGGCGCGGACACGGCAGAAGCCATGTGTGCCGCGAACAATGAGCCGCCAGCGGTCAGTGTCCGTGTGAACACGACAATGATCAGCCGTGCGGCATTGCTGGCCGAGATGCTTGCAGCCGGGCTGGATGCCGCTGAATCTGCGGTCAGCCCCTTCGGGCTGACTGTCAGGGGCGGCGGCAATCTGGCGCTGTCCTCCTGGTATAAGGACGGCTATCTGTCCGTCCAGGATGAGAGCTCCATGCTTGTAGCGGAGGTTGTTGCCCCGGAGCCCGGTATGAAGGTGCTGGACTGCTGTGCAGCACCGGGAGGCAAAAGCGCCCACATGGGCGAGCTGATGAAGGATGAGGGCACAATTCTGGCCAATGACCTGCATGAGCACAAGGCCGGGCTCATTACGGATCAGGCGGCACGCCTGGGACTTGAGTGCATTACCACGGCTAGCGGAGATGCACTGGAGCTTAGCCAGGCGCTTCAGCCCGGATCCTTCGACCGCATTCTGCTGGATGCGCCTTGCTCGGGGTTAGGCGTCATCCGCCGCAAGCCGGATCTCAAATGGCGGAAGCAGCCGGGGGATGTGGCTGGCATCGCTGCGCTGCAGCGGGAGCTGCTGCAGTCCGTCTCCGGGCTGCTGAAGCCGGGCGGTGTGCTGGTGTACAGCACCTGCACTACCGAGCAGGAAGAGAACAGCAGGATTATCAGCAGTTTCCTGACGGATAATCCCGGGTTTGCACCGGTTACCTTTAAGACAGCCGCCTGGGAACGGCTGGAAGGCACTGCAATCGCCGCAGGTGAAGGCATGCAGCTGCTTCCGCAGCATTTCGGCAGCGACGGCTTCTATATTGCCCGGTTAGAGCGACTCTTGTAA
- the fmt gene encoding methionyl-tRNA formyltransferase yields MKIVFMGTPAFAVPSLRMLLEEGYEVAAVVTQPDRPQGRKKTLVPSPVKEAALELGLPVLQPERMRRPEAVAELAAYEPDLIVTAAYGQILPKSVLDMPKNGCVNVHGSLLPKYRGGAPIQRSIINGEQVTGVTLMYMAEGLDTGDMISRVEVPIEDEDTSGTMFEKLSIAGMELLKAEMPRLAAGRVEAAVQDDSEATYAPNLSRDDERIDWTAGSVAVYNRIRGLVPFSGAFTLLEGETFKVWAAEKPDPHSTGGSAAPGTVLAASSRGVEVKTGDGVILLTTVQPAGKKAMSAADFSRGASLAAGTVLG; encoded by the coding sequence ATGAAGATAGTGTTCATGGGAACCCCGGCTTTCGCGGTGCCTTCCCTGCGGATGCTGCTGGAAGAAGGCTATGAGGTAGCGGCTGTTGTTACCCAGCCGGACCGGCCGCAGGGCCGCAAGAAGACGCTTGTGCCGTCTCCGGTTAAGGAGGCTGCGCTTGAGCTTGGATTGCCGGTGCTGCAGCCGGAGCGGATGCGCCGTCCTGAAGCGGTTGCTGAGCTGGCTGCCTATGAGCCGGATCTGATTGTAACAGCCGCTTATGGTCAGATTCTGCCGAAAAGTGTGCTGGATATGCCGAAGAACGGCTGTGTGAATGTGCATGGCTCGCTGCTGCCGAAGTACCGCGGCGGTGCCCCGATTCAGCGCAGTATTATTAACGGTGAGCAAGTTACCGGCGTTACGCTGATGTATATGGCGGAAGGTCTGGACACCGGAGACATGATCTCAAGGGTAGAGGTGCCGATCGAGGACGAAGATACTTCCGGCACGATGTTTGAGAAGCTTAGTATTGCCGGAATGGAACTGCTGAAGGCTGAAATGCCGCGCCTGGCAGCAGGACGTGTAGAGGCGGCTGTGCAGGATGACAGCGAAGCTACGTATGCGCCTAATCTCAGCCGGGACGACGAGCGGATTGACTGGACGGCCGGCTCGGTTGCGGTCTACAACCGCATCCGCGGTCTGGTGCCGTTCTCCGGTGCATTCACCTTGCTAGAAGGCGAGACCTTTAAGGTGTGGGCGGCTGAGAAGCCTGATCCGCACAGTACAGGCGGCAGTGCCGCTCCGGGTACCGTGCTGGCTGCAAGTAGCAGAGGTGTGGAAGTGAAGACAGGAGACGGAGTGATCCTGCTGACCACGGTACAGCCTGCCGGGAAAAAAGCGATGAGTGCGGCTGACTTCAGCCGCGGTGCGAGCCTTGCAGCCGGGACGGTGCTGGGTTGA
- the def gene encoding peptide deformylase, protein MAIRLIVKEPDEVLHKKAKTVTTVTPNVQKLLDDMADTMYDAEGVGLAAPQVGILKRLIVVDADEEHGLIKMINPEIVSMDGEQFGPEGCLSIPGLNGDVRRAETVTVRGLDREGTEITITGSGLLARAFQHEIDHLNGVLFTDIAEKVYEYTAERSETEE, encoded by the coding sequence ATGGCAATCAGGCTGATTGTGAAAGAACCGGATGAAGTGCTGCACAAGAAAGCGAAAACGGTAACTACGGTTACCCCGAATGTACAAAAGCTGCTCGACGATATGGCGGACACCATGTATGACGCAGAAGGTGTCGGCCTGGCAGCACCGCAGGTCGGTATCCTGAAACGGCTGATCGTTGTGGATGCTGACGAAGAGCATGGACTGATCAAGATGATCAATCCCGAGATTGTGAGTATGGACGGAGAGCAGTTCGGACCCGAAGGCTGCCTCAGCATTCCCGGCCTGAACGGCGATGTGCGCCGTGCGGAGACGGTGACGGTGCGCGGCCTTGACCGTGAAGGCACTGAAATAACGATCACCGGAAGCGGCCTGCTGGCCCGGGCCTTTCAGCATGAGATTGACCACCTGAACGGTGTGCTGTTTACGGATATCGCCGAGAAGGTATATGAGTATACAGCAGAACGCAGTGAAACTGAGGAGTGA
- the priA gene encoding primosomal protein N', producing the protein MDIAKVIVDVPVRSTDRPFDYLIPESLKLWIEVGSRVAVPFGPRTVQGFVVSLESGETGSVSRMKPVEEVLDLLPPLSPELVELGDWMSQRYACRRISALQAMLPTALKGKAERLISLGDAGEEEAASGDGLFPLFLEADPEEQLITDFVRRQGEVTMKQLTRTFPEAAETVKFMLRRGVLSESQSIKDKLGKKKLKAVDLAIGLAAARESLSGFPARSARQREVLSFLIDMEAMLPMPLKDVLAVLQVTAGTVKALEDKGYIEISEIEVYRDPYRGRDFKPTAPLPLTAEQEIVYKRIVGAVEQQMHEVFLLHGVTGSGKTEIYLQCIQRCIEQGRQAVVLVPEIALTPQMVERFKGRFGSGVAVMHSRLSVGERYDEWRKIREGKAMVAVGARSAVFAPFANLGLIIMDEEHEGSYKQEENPKYHARDVAVRRAEQGGAVVILGSATPSLESYYAAKSQIDIHFSPVLLEMPTRALGNELPKVDVVDMREELKEGNRSMFSRRLHSALAARLERGEQTVLLLNRRGFSTFVMCRSCGYVAGCPECDISLTYHSRSDNLRCHYCGHAEPAPKTCPECGSEHIRFFGTGTQRVEEELGKLFPGIRVIRMDVDTTTEKGSHEKLLNQFRDKKADVLLGTQMVAKGLDFPDVTLVGVITADSALNLPDFRAAEKTFQLLTQVAGRAGRHQLPGEVVVQSYTPEHYSIIHASGHDYRSFVRDELKHRKALHYPPYCRLILVTLSHEQLPLLLKLAENYALSIQGKARQLRWYGSLDKLSSDALDLLGPVASPLPRLKGRYRFQCIIKWRGAIDAIGLARKTAEELEDSVRDKGLQISIDVDPQMLM; encoded by the coding sequence ATGGATATTGCCAAGGTCATCGTCGATGTTCCTGTGCGCAGCACCGACCGGCCGTTTGATTATCTGATTCCGGAATCATTGAAACTATGGATTGAGGTAGGCAGCAGAGTAGCAGTTCCATTTGGCCCCCGTACGGTGCAGGGCTTTGTGGTCTCTCTTGAATCGGGGGAGACCGGCAGCGTCTCGAGGATGAAGCCGGTTGAAGAAGTGCTGGATCTGCTTCCGCCCCTCTCCCCGGAGCTGGTGGAGCTTGGCGACTGGATGAGCCAAAGATATGCCTGCAGGCGGATTTCTGCCCTGCAGGCGATGCTTCCGACTGCCCTTAAGGGCAAGGCGGAGCGGCTGATTTCGCTAGGGGATGCGGGTGAGGAGGAGGCAGCATCGGGAGACGGGCTATTTCCCTTGTTCCTTGAAGCCGACCCGGAAGAACAGTTAATTACGGACTTCGTAAGACGTCAAGGCGAGGTAACGATGAAGCAGCTGACCCGCACCTTTCCGGAGGCAGCGGAGACCGTAAAGTTCATGCTGCGGCGCGGGGTGCTGTCAGAGAGCCAGTCCATCAAGGATAAGCTGGGCAAAAAAAAGCTGAAGGCCGTTGATCTGGCGATTGGGCTTGCTGCTGCCCGTGAATCCTTGTCGGGCTTCCCGGCGCGTTCGGCACGCCAGCGGGAAGTATTGTCCTTCCTGATTGATATGGAAGCTATGCTGCCTATGCCGCTTAAGGATGTGCTGGCAGTTCTCCAGGTCACTGCCGGAACGGTGAAGGCGCTTGAGGATAAGGGCTATATCGAGATAAGTGAAATTGAAGTATACCGTGATCCTTACCGCGGGCGTGATTTCAAGCCAACCGCTCCGCTGCCGCTGACTGCGGAGCAGGAGATTGTGTATAAGCGGATTGTAGGCGCCGTGGAGCAGCAGATGCATGAGGTGTTTCTGCTGCATGGTGTTACGGGCAGCGGGAAGACGGAAATCTACCTGCAGTGTATTCAGCGCTGTATCGAGCAGGGCCGCCAGGCTGTCGTGCTTGTACCGGAAATTGCCCTGACCCCGCAGATGGTTGAGCGGTTCAAGGGCCGCTTCGGGAGCGGCGTGGCGGTGATGCACAGCCGCTTGTCTGTCGGTGAGCGCTATGATGAATGGCGCAAAATCCGCGAAGGAAAAGCGATGGTTGCAGTTGGAGCGCGCTCGGCGGTATTTGCCCCGTTTGCCAATCTGGGGCTGATTATCATGGACGAAGAGCATGAAGGCTCGTATAAGCAGGAAGAGAATCCGAAATACCATGCCCGGGATGTAGCAGTCCGCAGGGCAGAGCAGGGCGGAGCGGTGGTCATACTGGGTTCAGCCACCCCGTCGCTCGAAAGCTACTATGCAGCAAAATCACAGATCGATATTCACTTCTCGCCTGTACTTCTCGAGATGCCGACCCGTGCGCTCGGTAATGAGCTGCCGAAGGTGGATGTGGTCGATATGCGTGAGGAGCTGAAGGAGGGCAACCGCTCCATGTTCAGCCGCAGGCTGCATTCTGCACTGGCGGCGAGACTGGAGCGCGGGGAACAGACGGTGCTGCTGCTGAACCGCAGAGGCTTCTCCACCTTTGTCATGTGCCGGAGCTGCGGATATGTCGCCGGCTGCCCGGAATGTGATATTTCGCTGACCTACCACAGCCGCAGCGACAATCTGCGCTGTCACTACTGCGGTCATGCCGAGCCGGCTCCGAAGACATGCCCGGAATGCGGCAGTGAGCATATCCGGTTCTTCGGAACGGGGACGCAGCGGGTGGAGGAGGAACTGGGCAAGCTGTTCCCCGGCATCCGCGTAATCCGTATGGATGTGGATACAACTACGGAGAAGGGTTCGCATGAGAAGCTGCTTAACCAGTTCAGGGATAAGAAGGCTGATGTGCTGCTTGGAACACAAATGGTTGCCAAAGGCCTCGACTTTCCGGATGTTACCCTTGTCGGTGTAATCACTGCGGATTCTGCGCTCAATCTGCCGGACTTCCGGGCAGCCGAGAAAACCTTCCAGCTGCTGACGCAGGTAGCAGGCCGGGCCGGACGGCATCAGCTTCCCGGCGAGGTGGTCGTGCAGTCATATACTCCGGAGCATTATTCCATCATTCATGCCAGCGGGCATGATTACAGATCCTTCGTACGGGATGAGCTGAAGCACCGCAAGGCGCTGCATTATCCGCCGTACTGCCGGCTTATTCTGGTCACTCTGTCGCATGAGCAGCTTCCCCTGCTGCTGAAGCTTGCGGAGAATTATGCTCTTAGTATTCAAGGCAAGGCCCGGCAGCTCCGCTGGTACGGCAGCCTGGACAAGCTTTCCTCCGATGCGCTCGATCTGCTGGGTCCGGTGGCCTCGCCGCTGCCCCGCCTGAAGGGGCGCTACAGATTCCAGTGCATTATTAAATGGCGCGGGGCGATTGATGCCATCGGTCTGGCCCGCAAGACAGCCGAGGAGCTGGAGGATTCCGTCCGGGATAAGGGTCTGCAGATCAGCATCGATGTTGATCCGCAGATGTTGATGTAA
- the coaBC gene encoding bifunctional phosphopantothenoylcysteine decarboxylase/phosphopantothenate--cysteine ligase CoaBC, which produces MKSLQGKSIILGVTGGIAAYKAAALTSKLTQKGAAVHVIMTSSAKEFITELTLQSLSKQRVYSDTFQERDPSSISHIDLADSADLVLIAPATANMIAKMAHGLADDMLSTTLLAVTAPIMVAPAMNVHMYQHPAVLANMDTLYKRGVHFIEPGEGLLACGYVGKGRLEEPETIVKVVENFFALQPDKQPGPLQGKKVVVTAGGTVERIDPVRYISNDSSGKMGFALARAARDMGAEVTLIAARTDEAPPRDNGIALVRVESAQEMYDAVMTRWKDCDILVKAAAVADYRPKHSAGSKIKKSGDTMTLELVKTTDILESLGKIKDGQFLIGFAAETGNAEYYAKDKLVRKNLDLIVANDVAVEGAGFGTDTNIVSVYDAEGLVLDLPLVSKDEVARQVLRLAAERVSGALI; this is translated from the coding sequence TTGAAGAGCTTACAGGGGAAATCCATTATTCTTGGGGTGACAGGCGGAATTGCAGCTTATAAGGCGGCGGCATTGACCAGCAAGCTTACCCAGAAGGGGGCTGCGGTGCATGTAATCATGACGTCGTCGGCCAAGGAGTTCATTACGGAGCTGACGCTCCAGTCATTGTCCAAGCAGCGGGTGTACAGTGATACCTTTCAGGAGCGTGACCCGTCGTCCATCTCGCATATCGATCTGGCGGATTCCGCCGATCTCGTCCTGATTGCCCCGGCTACCGCCAATATGATCGCCAAAATGGCACACGGCCTGGCTGACGATATGCTCTCTACCACACTGCTTGCTGTCACGGCGCCTATTATGGTCGCACCTGCAATGAACGTGCATATGTACCAGCATCCGGCTGTGCTTGCCAATATGGATACCCTTTATAAGCGGGGAGTTCATTTTATCGAGCCGGGGGAAGGGCTGCTGGCCTGCGGTTATGTAGGCAAAGGGCGGCTTGAGGAGCCGGAGACAATTGTGAAGGTAGTGGAGAATTTTTTTGCGTTGCAGCCGGACAAGCAGCCGGGTCCCCTTCAAGGTAAAAAGGTTGTTGTTACCGCTGGAGGAACAGTAGAACGCATTGATCCTGTCCGTTATATTTCCAATGATTCCTCCGGCAAAATGGGCTTTGCCCTGGCCCGTGCTGCCCGTGACATGGGGGCTGAGGTTACCCTGATTGCAGCACGCACCGATGAAGCGCCGCCGCGCGATAACGGTATTGCGCTGGTTCGTGTGGAGTCCGCACAGGAGATGTATGATGCGGTCATGACCCGCTGGAAGGATTGCGACATCCTGGTTAAGGCGGCGGCTGTGGCCGATTACCGGCCGAAGCACAGTGCAGGCTCCAAGATCAAAAAGAGCGGCGACACCATGACGCTTGAACTGGTGAAAACTACAGATATACTGGAGAGTCTGGGCAAAATTAAAGATGGGCAGTTCCTGATCGGCTTTGCCGCAGAAACAGGGAATGCCGAATATTACGCCAAGGATAAGCTGGTCCGCAAAAACCTGGATCTGATCGTGGCTAATGATGTTGCTGTAGAGGGTGCCGGGTTCGGTACGGATACCAATATAGTCTCAGTGTATGATGCTGAAGGCCTGGTGCTGGATCTTCCGCTCGTCTCCAAGGATGAGGTCGCACGCCAGGTGCTCCGGCTTGCTGCGGAGCGTGTCAGCGGAGCCTTAATATAA
- the rpoZ gene encoding DNA-directed RNA polymerase subunit omega, with the protein MLYPSIDEMMTKVDSKYSLVVASARRARALREGGKTDIKAPRSHKFVGVALEEIYEDRIVVTRGEE; encoded by the coding sequence ATGCTATATCCATCCATTGACGAAATGATGACCAAGGTTGATAGCAAGTATTCCCTGGTTGTCGCTTCAGCCCGACGGGCTAGAGCGCTCCGTGAAGGCGGAAAAACCGATATTAAAGCTCCAAGATCGCATAAGTTTGTCGGTGTTGCGCTCGAAGAGATTTATGAAGACCGTATTGTGGTAACCCGCGGCGAAGAATAG
- the gmk gene encoding guanylate kinase yields MSKGLLIILSGPSGVGKGTVCTALRPKMPELVYSVSATTRSPREGEENGVNYFFKSREQFAEMIEADQLLEYAEYVGNYYGTPRDFVERTLESGRDIILEIEVQGALKVKEKFPEGIFVFLLPPSMDELKDRIRGRGTEHPDVINHRMSVAEDEIGLIRHYDYAVVNDEIDLACKRIESIIIAEHCKVR; encoded by the coding sequence ATGTCAAAAGGATTGCTGATTATATTATCCGGCCCTTCCGGTGTCGGCAAAGGTACGGTATGCACGGCGCTGCGGCCGAAGATGCCTGAACTCGTCTATTCTGTCTCTGCCACTACGCGTTCACCGCGTGAAGGCGAAGAGAACGGAGTCAACTATTTCTTCAAATCCAGAGAGCAGTTTGCTGAGATGATTGAAGCTGACCAGCTGCTTGAATATGCAGAGTACGTAGGCAATTACTACGGTACTCCGCGTGACTTTGTGGAGCGGACACTTGAGAGCGGAAGAGATATCATTCTGGAGATCGAGGTTCAGGGTGCGCTCAAAGTCAAAGAGAAATTCCCCGAAGGAATCTTTGTGTTCCTGCTGCCTCCGTCCATGGACGAGCTGAAGGACCGCATCCGCGGACGCGGCACGGAGCATCCTGATGTGATCAATCACCGGATGTCTGTCGCTGAAGATGAGATTGGCCTGATCCGTCATTATGATTATGCAGTTGTGAACGATGAGATCGATCTGGCCTGCAAGCGAATAGAAAGTATTATTATCGCCGAACATTGTAAGGTGAGATAA
- the remA gene encoding extracellular matrix/biofilm regulator RemA, which produces MAIKLINIGFGNIVSANRIISIVSPESAPIKRIIQEARDRHMLIDATYGRRTRAVIITDSDHVILSAVQPETVAHRLSSKDDDNDE; this is translated from the coding sequence ATGGCAATCAAACTAATCAACATCGGCTTTGGAAATATCGTGTCGGCCAACCGCATTATTTCCATTGTCAGCCCGGAATCTGCACCGATCAAACGGATCATTCAGGAAGCCAGAGACCGGCACATGCTGATCGACGCCACTTACGGCAGACGGACGCGGGCCGTCATCATTACAGACAGTGATCATGTCATTCTCTCGGCGGTTCAGCCGGAGACCGTGGCTCACCGCCTGTCCAGCAAAGATGACGATAACGACGAATAA
- a CDS encoding YicC/YloC family endoribonuclease: protein MSFSMTGYGQSSLQFGGHKITFEVKSVNNRYCEVVLRMPRDWSGYEDMLRRLAQQHIKRGRVDIIINRELTDGAADGHALNMGMVNSYLESAEMLRLKYGFKGELTLRDILSMPGVMELKEDANPAAADMSGELAALLEQGLKASLEGLLEMRAREGRVLAADLSRRLDHLEELHAGISGFAPLVVSEYREKLRQRLGGLNDGSFPWDEHKFGMELAVFADRCNIDEELTRLHSHLGQCRAILLDSEPAGRKLDFLVQEMNRETNTIGMKCNHLNIVNLTLDMKAELEKIREQAANLE, encoded by the coding sequence TTGTCATTTAGTATGACCGGATACGGTCAGTCATCCCTGCAATTCGGTGGACACAAGATTACGTTCGAAGTCAAATCGGTGAATAACCGGTACTGCGAAGTTGTGCTGCGGATGCCCCGGGATTGGTCAGGTTATGAGGATATGCTGCGGCGGCTCGCGCAGCAGCATATCAAACGGGGACGGGTAGATATCATCATTAATAGAGAGCTCACTGACGGGGCGGCTGATGGTCATGCGCTGAACATGGGTATGGTGAATTCCTATCTGGAGTCAGCGGAGATGCTCCGCCTGAAGTACGGTTTCAAGGGAGAGTTGACTCTCCGTGATATACTTTCTATGCCCGGGGTTATGGAATTGAAGGAAGATGCTAACCCTGCTGCTGCGGATATGTCGGGAGAGCTTGCCGCACTTCTGGAGCAGGGCCTGAAAGCCAGCCTTGAGGGTTTACTGGAGATGCGCGCCCGTGAGGGCAGGGTTCTGGCTGCCGATCTGTCACGCCGGCTGGATCATCTGGAAGAGCTGCATGCCGGAATTTCCGGGTTTGCTCCCCTGGTTGTTAGTGAATACCGCGAGAAGCTGCGGCAGCGGCTTGGCGGACTTAATGACGGAAGCTTTCCTTGGGACGAGCATAAATTCGGCATGGAACTGGCTGTATTTGCCGACCGCTGCAATATAGATGAAGAGCTGACCCGTCTGCACAGTCACCTGGGACAATGCAGGGCAATTCTGCTGGACAGTGAGCCGGCAGGACGCAAGCTGGATTTTCTCGTTCAGGAGATGAACCGGGAGACGAACACTATCGGGATGAAGTGCAATCATCTGAATATCGTGAATCTTACGCTTGATATGAAGGCAGAGCTTGAGAAGATACGCGAGCAGGCGGCGAATTTAGAATAA
- a CDS encoding bifunctional homocysteine S-methyltransferase/methylenetetrahydrofolate reductase: MKPDLRSAWENNVLVGDGAMGTFLYQKGFPVGISYEELNLTSPEVIEDVHRSYIEAGAVLLESNTYSANYDKLSKFGLESKVAEINRAGIRIARRAAGEQGYVVGAVGSIRAGKRANLSSAELKRFFSQQIAALLEEQPDGIMLETFYDVEELHLALRTVRKLSGLPVICQLAVDDSARTLDGLTLPEAFRILEQDGADVIGFNCNTGPNGIKRALGTLQGRLVLPVSIYPNAGVADYVDGQYRYGASPEYFGQMAPVFADMGSRIIGGCCGTTPRHIAEISAALKGYEVLPLPEPVESKAAERITVHEHLAEDAGQGGGEPTLVDLVKERHTVIVELDPPRDLDIAKFMQGAEALRRAGADALTLADNSLAVTRMSNMALGHLVQARTGLRPLVHIACRDRNLIGTQSHLMGFDALGIDHVLAVTGDPARFGDLPGSSSIYDLTSFEIIRMIRQLNDGVAFSGKPLKQKARFVIGAAFNPNVKHLDKAVERLEKKIASGADYIMTQPVYDPELIARIAKATEHLNIPIFIGIMPLASGRNAEYLHNEVPGIQLSAEVRSRMQGLEGEAGRAEGVLIAKELLDAAIAHFNGIYLITPFMFYDMSVQLLEYIWAKQGRKLSPLFR, from the coding sequence GTGAAGCCGGATTTGCGCTCTGCATGGGAGAATAACGTATTGGTCGGAGACGGAGCGATGGGAACCTTTTTATATCAAAAGGGCTTCCCGGTCGGTATCTCTTACGAGGAATTGAATTTGACCTCTCCGGAGGTTATTGAGGATGTACACCGGAGCTACATCGAGGCTGGTGCTGTTCTGCTGGAGAGTAATACTTATTCTGCGAACTATGATAAGCTGTCCAAATTCGGACTGGAATCCAAGGTTGCCGAGATCAACCGTGCGGGAATCCGGATTGCCCGGCGTGCCGCGGGTGAGCAGGGATATGTTGTCGGGGCTGTAGGTTCTATCCGTGCCGGCAAGCGGGCCAACCTGTCTTCGGCAGAACTGAAAAGATTCTTCTCCCAGCAGATAGCTGCGCTGCTGGAAGAGCAGCCGGACGGCATTATGCTGGAGACCTTCTATGATGTGGAGGAGCTGCATCTTGCCTTAAGAACGGTGCGCAAGCTGAGCGGGCTGCCTGTGATCTGCCAGCTGGCAGTGGATGATTCCGCCCGTACGCTGGACGGGCTCACCCTGCCGGAAGCCTTCCGCATTCTGGAGCAGGACGGGGCAGATGTCATCGGCTTCAACTGTAATACCGGACCTAACGGGATCAAGCGGGCGCTGGGTACGCTTCAGGGGCGTCTTGTGCTTCCCGTGTCCATCTATCCGAATGCCGGTGTGGCGGATTACGTTGACGGCCAGTACCGCTATGGGGCGTCGCCTGAATATTTCGGCCAGATGGCCCCGGTCTTCGCGGATATGGGCAGCCGGATCATCGGCGGCTGCTGCGGGACAACCCCGCGCCATATTGCGGAGATCTCCGCTGCGCTTAAGGGCTACGAGGTGCTTCCGCTTCCTGAGCCTGTTGAATCCAAGGCGGCGGAACGGATTACAGTGCATGAGCATCTCGCTGAAGATGCCGGGCAGGGCGGCGGAGAGCCGACGCTTGTGGATCTGGTTAAGGAACGGCATACCGTGATTGTGGAGCTCGATCCGCCGCGGGATCTGGATATTGCGAAGTTCATGCAGGGGGCGGAGGCGCTGCGCAGAGCCGGCGCTGATGCGCTGACGCTGGCGGATAACTCGCTGGCTGTCACCCGGATGAGCAACATGGCGCTCGGACATCTGGTTCAGGCCCGTACCGGGCTGCGGCCGCTGGTGCACATTGCCTGCCGGGACCGCAATCTGATCGGGACACAATCGCATTTGATGGGCTTCGATGCCCTGGGTATAGACCATGTCCTCGCCGTAACCGGCGATCCGGCCCGGTTCGGCGATCTGCCTGGCTCAAGCTCCATTTACGATCTGACCTCATTCGAAATTATCCGCATGATCAGACAGCTGAATGACGGGGTTGCCTTCTCGGGCAAACCGCTTAAGCAGAAGGCCAGGTTCGTCATCGGCGCCGCCTTTAATCCCAATGTCAAGCATCTGGATAAGGCAGTGGAGCGGCTGGAGAAGAAGATCGCTTCAGGTGCGGATTATATTATGACCCAGCCGGTATACGATCCTGAGCTGATTGCCCGCATAGCCAAAGCCACTGAGCATCTCAATATTCCGATCTTCATCGGTATTATGCCGCTTGCGAGCGGCCGCAATGCCGAATATCTGCATAACGAGGTTCCGGGTATCCAGCTTTCCGCCGAGGTGCGCAGCCGGATGCAGGGACTGGAGGGTGAAGCGGGACGGGCGGAAGGCGTATTGATCGCGAAGGAGCTGCTGGATGCGGCAATAGCACATTTTAACGGCATTTATCTGATCACTCCGTTTATGTTCTATGATATGAGCGTACAGCTGCTGGAGTATATCTGGGCCAAGCAGGGGCGCAAATTGTCCCCCTTGTTTCGCTAG